The Lathyrus oleraceus cultivar Zhongwan6 chromosome 5, CAAS_Psat_ZW6_1.0, whole genome shotgun sequence genome includes the window CTTCCCATAGTGGGATATTTCCATCCAAATCTGAATAAATAAAAGCATCTAAAGATGTTATCACCAGAACTAACACAATTGGATACACTGTATTGTATTGATAAAGTTGTTATTTGTTTTGAGGGCTGAGTTTAATAAAATTGGATACTCCCTCCGATCTAAAATACATGATGTTTTGACCATTTCACACGGTTTAAATAATGTAGTCAATTTTGTATAAGAAAGAAAAATCATGAGAGAATTTACAAGATTATGCTTCATTAATGACATTAGAAAGAGAAATTTAAAGACTTGAAAGAAGAGAGTAATAAATAGTAGTAAGTGGTATGACAGGAAAATTCTATGTTCTCAGACTTGTTTTTGAAAGGTATTGTCAAACTGCATTAAGTCAATTTTAAGACTGAAGATTACCTTTGATATTTGGATCAGCACCAAACTTTAGAAGCAAAGTTACACCATGCTCATTGCCACTAGAAGCTGCCACATGCTGCAAAATCAGAAAGTAAAGTTGTAAGCATCTAGTATTGTGTCTAATGACTCAAAACAGATATACGTATACTTATGTATGTTCATGTATTTACTCATTCAAGGAAAGAAAATCTACAAACCATTGCTGTCCTTTCATTCCTGTCTGCTTCAGTTAGATCTGAGCCATTCCTCAGCAACCATTCTAACATTTTATTGTCATTTCTGATTGCTGCAAAGTATGTGCCAATAGGAAGATCTGTTTTACCACGAGCCAACATGGCCTCTGTGTCTACCAAAATAGCATCCGTCCCGGGAACAGTGGAACTTCGCAAATGCTACAATAAAGTATAACACATATCACAACATGATATATATACTTATAGACATTAGACACAATTTCAAAACTCTTACACGAGTAAATATGAAGTTTGTGTTTATCCAAAAAATAATGGTTTTTATAAATGGTGATGACAGTGATACAATTTCAGTTCCTAAAGAAAAAAACTACGAAGATATTTAATTTTAGTCCTAAAACGTAAAACTCCTAAGAAGATCATCATAAACCATTTTGCAGCAATTGCTGCGGAAAAATGTTCTAATGAACACAACAAATACTCCCTCATAATGTTATTTTGCAGAAAATTATCCAGTATTTTTCGTGTCATTAACTTATAAAAACATGTAAGAATAGGGGATTGTGAGAAGGTATTGGAATCATTTTTGGAAGAAAACATAAATCATAATTGCACAATAAAATTATATACATTGAGAAAGTTGTTCATGATTACTGTCCCATCTCCAACACTTGAATAAATAAGATTTAGAAACGCAGTACGACTCAAGCGCAAAACTTGGCTCAATCGTTTAGTCCGGGCTGTATACGGATGCGGCCTGTAACATAAAACTCCTACTTCACCAACTAAGTCTCCGGCATTTAGCTCGCCAACAACCTGCAATTATAACACACTTGTTTTGTTAATCAAAGGATATCCAAAAATTTAGATTGCCCCCATTTATAAACACATGTTCGGGccatatattatccgatgtgggactcttTAACAAATAACAAGTTCATACTTTTCCAAAACAGAATATGTTACAAATCTTTATGTTTCAGTTATTAGCCTTACCTGTTCTCCTCCATTGTCATGTTTGATAAGTTCCTGTTAGTCAAAAGAAAGAAAGGTTCAGTTTGCATTATAGAACAAGATATTGTAGAAATGAATGGCCTATAAAGCAGCTTTAATTGGGAACATATTTTCACAAAAGGCTAGTATTCTTACTGCACCACCAGTGACAAAGAGATAAAAGTCTGATGGAGCTTCATTATCCAAAACCACATCTTGCTTTGGAGGAATATACTCTGCTTTCATCTCCGTGACCTTCAAATTTCAATATATATGCTCATTAAACGATCTGTTCATCATCTAATAGACAACAACTGACATGAAGCAGACCTACAGCAAAATAAACATGTGTAGAGACTAAAGAgtcttttcttttcttttgggTCTCTCTTGAAACTTATTGATTACCAAATGCCAAAGGATGTTCGATGATTGCAGATGGGAATTTTATCGCATACAATCTCAGGCTTTGTTAAACAAAATCGGAGGATAAGCAAAAAGAAAACATTACCAATTGAAAAATTAGGTCTTTGGACACTCCTTCAAACAAGTATACTCCGTCCATCAATCTATAGAATAAGCAATATGAGATACTAGATCGAATAGCTTTTGGAAGGGAATCAATAATCTCTTGTTGCTGTACCCCTTCTACATCAGTTCTGTACTTCATAAGCAAATGAGAAAGCATCTGTTCTTCCAAGTGGACAGGTACTCTATTCCGGTGGGCAAATTTTGTGGCAGCTTGCACTGTGTCCCTCTAATACACCACAAATCCAAAAAAGAACTTAGCATCACAATCAAGTGCATAATTTTCTCActggtttaaaaatgattataCTCACATATTTCATAGTTCTTGTTGTGGAGTTAACAACTAAATTTGACATATTTCCAATGAGGTATGAGCCAAATCCAACATTAACGATGCAATAGAGAAAGCAATATATCATCTCCCTTGTATTTACAGGATGCAGATCACCATAACCAACTGATGAAAGTGTGGCTATGGACCAGTACAATGATGTTATGTACAAATTCACGGTACTCTGGTTATCAACGTCAGAAACAAGCCCGAGCCATGTTTTGCTTCGGTCTTCAACATAGTTGTCAGCGATAAAGAAGTAAATGCAGGCAGCAAAATGCATGACAAATAAAGTAGCCTACAAAGTAAGCATTAGATATTGCTTGTTATAAATCCATCCAGCTCTACCGTGAAATTAAGTATACACAATTAACTATTAAGTCTTATAATGCTAAATACTCACACATGTAAGCTTGAAACACCGCAGCCAGAAGTAGTTATAATATCTGTCTTTTTCTAATCTGAACATTGAAAACATTGAAAATTGCAAATCAAGTGTTTTTACACAGATTATTAGCGCGCAATCAAGTATTCGAGTTCTGACCGAAGCAATCCTCAATCAATAAAAACTAAAAAAACATTACATATGGCAGGAAAACCCTAATCCCACTTATGAAGCACAGACTCCCAGAACAAGACCCCGATAATAATTTAAAAAGATAATAAATTAAACGATAACAAGTGTCTGTGCAGGTGTCCGACACAGACAAGTCTTTTTTCGGAGGTCCCGGTGCTATATAGAATCCCACTGACCTTGCAAACATGGCACCGACTCTACGGAGACGCCAAAGGCGAAGCATACTGAAGTAGCCATAACTCTTGACTCCTCTAGGTGTCACTTTCTTAACAACCTCATAAGGAACAGATGAAACTAGATCCAATGGGAACCATATTCGGACATATCTACGCGCAATTTGGCGAAATCTATCCTCGAGCAAATAGGTAGACTTGTCATAGTAAGCAACAAAGAAGGTTAATCCAATATCAACCAAAAACAAACAGTTGACAACATTATCAGCTATAGCAAGAAACTTGTTAGGTTCATTCAAAAACCCGAATTCAAAGGGTGAAACCCATGCCGAGTAAAAAACCAACAGCGCCAAAAAAATCTGCCACAACCTACATTCCAAAAAAATAACAAGAAATTAACTATCTAACATATAACCTAATGTGATAGATATATACATACCTGTAACGAGGGTTATTGGGGGAGATGATGAGGCGGCGGAGTTTATGTTTTCGGGGGGCCAAACCGCCGAGAGGAGGAAGGGGAAAACCGGCGATGCTGTATTGGCTGGCGGCGCCGTCGTCGTCGTCAAAAAGACGGTTATAATAATTATCATCTTCTAGAATGTTCATTATTTGCCTCTCATGAAATGAGGCATTGTCGACGCTTTTGTACATCATTCTCATGATTTGCACGTTTTAATGCACTTTATTGATTTCAGGATCATCAGGTTTTTAACTAACTTTGAAAATGATCAATGCGAATTGAATACGGTTAggttcatggatgatttctcttTGAATTGTATCTGTTATATAGCGTCTTAATGGCTTCTTTTTTTCGTGACGTTCATCAATCAAGCTCAACAAACCAAACTTTTTTTTTATAACATCAAACCAAACTAAAAAAACATTTTCTCTGTtaattttgtttcttttttaAGTAGAATTTGCTAATTatttcatatctttcaaaagaAAATTGGAATAATAATTAATATGTGATATGTTATCACAATTCTCTCTGTCCTAGTGGGTAAAAATTAGGAAAAATTTTCAACAAATCATATTAAAATTATCAAGTGCTTACTCTAGAAGCTCATGTTTCCATTGAACAAGAAACATTGTAGCAGTTATGCGACTCAACCATCTTTTAATCAATGATGGCTTATATGCCTACAACAAAGGGTGTGTTTGTTCACTGTTATAAAAAAAAATCCTCGATTAACTTTCTCCGGAAAGTTTTCATGtgattaattttttttttttggcaAATGTAATAAAATGTATTTGGTTAAAAATATAATTCTTTGgaaatagttttaaaaaaattcCGAGAAATAATTAAAACATATTTGTTTCTTAATGTATATTTTAGAAAATTAATGTTAGAGttataaaaatatcttttatatatatatatatatatatatatatatatatatatatatatatatataattataaattaatgttagagttataaaaatataattatatatatatatatatatatatatatatatatatatatatatatatatatatatatatatatatatatatatatgtagcggtaaatttataATCATCAAATTATGGATAAGTttgacgtcagtaaaaccagagtcgtcatCGCACTTTATTGTCTataaaggaaaagggaaaagtacgaacaaaattcaaagataagaaattttgaaatcaaaattaacaaaatatcagagattaaaattaaaagtaagggggttggttacgcaTAAGGAatgtgttagcatccaaagtgtcataggtactcctagggagtcctctttgtgtgcatatgttttttgatataaatgatgtttgataaaatatagagtgtggagatgagaaaaagaattcattgattatatttttgtgtttgacaagacattcgatcttatgcctacgtatcaatataaaaatgagggatcaaaaccccgtagtttgtggtaaaaaattcaaaaaagttggtggattgattttaaaaaaGAGTTTTAATAGGAAAAGGGCACAAAAAGGCCAAACATTTGAATGtggttgttagttctttttgtcttttgaaatttgagtcaatatagttaagttcatttataattttgatttaagaaaagaagtttgaaaactcaatggcataaggccgaagtttctaatcattaaacaaggtctaagtttgaaatcacaagcaaagaaagtttttgaaaagagagagagattttgaaatttaagaagtggggggagatgaagaggttatcctaagcacaaatttaaaagttaagagttgaaaagatctgaccaatgagatgcaatccaacagacaagaatgtcatatagaaactcattttccttcGGATTTAATcaagcaatgagcaatatccagacatcatgaagatcgaggcatcaaataaagatagtcacatctaatcaagcactccaatagctagtagtcttcattgtcttcaaatgtattaaatgaaatattccttgatcaactcagaataaaatatcagacataagatcaaaataacaattaagcacaaagacaaagtagcagatgaatccaagaaatcctcaagtcttgcatcagatgaaggcaaTGGTCAAAGATAACTCAGTCTcaagatgttggcattggccaagtcctttagcacagggGAAGTTGCCTAATTCCAAGTTCAAAGCTCAGATCTAGTTCCAACggtccaccaaatgttttttagggtttttgttgttattaggtgttttaaggtcctaagaccacaaacaaaatcaaaatacacaaacaatatatacaatcacaaaatatggctcaaatgagcaaagtgaaaaaggacttaaacataaacaagttgtatgaaatgtaaaatggcaacgaatgataaatgactaaaatttaaattgcataaagtaaatgacttgaaagtaaaagaataatgaataagagttagtcaagggttagtcaaaggttagtgt containing:
- the LOC127086732 gene encoding potassium channel AKT1 isoform X1 gives rise to the protein MRMMYKSVDNASFHERQIMNILEDDNYYNRLFDDDDGAASQYSIAGFPLPPLGGLAPRKHKLRRLIISPNNPRYRLWQIFLALLVFYSAWVSPFEFGFLNEPNKFLAIADNVVNCLFLVDIGLTFFVAYYDKSTYLLEDRFRQIARRYVRIWFPLDLVSSVPYEVVKKVTPRGVKSYGYFSMLRLWRLRRVGAMFARLEKDRYYNYFWLRCFKLTCATLFVMHFAACIYFFIADNYVEDRSKTWLGLVSDVDNQSTVNLYITSLYWSIATLSSVGYGDLHPVNTREMIYCFLYCIVNVGFGSYLIGNMSNLVVNSTTRTMKYRDTVQAATKFAHRNRVPVHLEEQMLSHLLMKYRTDVEGVQQQEIIDSLPKAIRSSISYCLFYRLMDGVYLFEGVSKDLIFQLVTEMKAEYIPPKQDVVLDNEAPSDFYLFVTGGAELIKHDNGGEQVVGELNAGDLVGEVGVLCYRPHPYTARTKRLSQVLRLSRTAFLNLIYSSVGDGTVIMNNFLNHLRSSTVPGTDAILVDTEAMLARGKTDLPIGTYFAAIRNDNKMLEWLLRNGSDLTEADRNERTAMHVAASSGNEHGVTLLLKFGADPNIKDLDGNIPLWEAMIGGHKSVEKILIKYGANLSCAQAGYLAYSAAEKNSIELLKELIKHGVDVTKPNENGGSTALHAAVSEGNTEMVRLLLDQGADVDKKDDAGWTPRALAEHQGHEEIKLIFQNIKEKKEEVPDTPIPENGNLNVPYMGKFRSESIRPAVLGPKKSSLLPRPTPILGSQESLLSSHTHEELPWLDSHRRRRANTFHNSIFGMLSAANRRKKSFKVSESIVTTTENMNGLVARVTLSCPEKGEHGGKLSFLPKSLKELLDIGAKKFNISPTKILNKEGALIDDINLIRDGDHLIIASD
- the LOC127086732 gene encoding potassium channel AKT1 isoform X2, which gives rise to MLRLWRLRRVGAMFARLEKDRYYNYFWLRCFKLTCATLFVMHFAACIYFFIADNYVEDRSKTWLGLVSDVDNQSTVNLYITSLYWSIATLSSVGYGDLHPVNTREMIYCFLYCIVNVGFGSYLIGNMSNLVVNSTTRTMKYRDTVQAATKFAHRNRVPVHLEEQMLSHLLMKYRTDVEGVQQQEIIDSLPKAIRSSISYCLFYRLMDGVYLFEGVSKDLIFQLVTEMKAEYIPPKQDVVLDNEAPSDFYLFVTGGAELIKHDNGGEQVVGELNAGDLVGEVGVLCYRPHPYTARTKRLSQVLRLSRTAFLNLIYSSVGDGTVIMNNFLNHLRSSTVPGTDAILVDTEAMLARGKTDLPIGTYFAAIRNDNKMLEWLLRNGSDLTEADRNERTAMHVAASSGNEHGVTLLLKFGADPNIKDLDGNIPLWEAMIGGHKSVEKILIKYGANLSCAQAGYLAYSAAEKNSIELLKELIKHGVDVTKPNENGGSTALHAAVSEGNTEMVRLLLDQGADVDKKDDAGWTPRALAEHQGHEEIKLIFQNIKEKKEEVPDTPIPENGNLNVPYMGKFRSESIRPAVLGPKKSSLLPRPTPILGSQESLLSSHTHEELPWLDSHRRRRANTFHNSIFGMLSAANRRKKSFKVSESIVTTTENMNGLVARVTLSCPEKGEHGGKLSFLPKSLKELLDIGAKKFNISPTKILNKEGALIDDINLIRDGDHLIIASD